One part of the Streptomyces nigra genome encodes these proteins:
- a CDS encoding alpha/beta fold hydrolase encodes MKVTSVFRPTRKRAAVVGALTGAAALALSVTASAGATTKHHTPVKKPTVVLVHGAFADSSSWNGVIKRLKQDGYPVVAPANPLRGLKSDADYLKSFLKSVQGPVVLAGHSYGGAVLTEAAENEPNVKALVYIAAFAPDQGESALELSNKYPGGTLGPTLNTVPFTLPGGGTGNDLYIKADKFHDQFAADVPTRVTDLMAATQRPVAAAALEEQATHSAWKSIPSWTLVTTQDLNIPAAAQRFMAERAHSHITEIKASHAVTVSRPDAVTRIIEQAARSTAGR; translated from the coding sequence ATGAAGGTCACGTCCGTCTTCCGCCCCACCCGCAAGCGCGCCGCCGTCGTCGGCGCCCTGACCGGAGCCGCCGCGCTCGCCCTGTCCGTCACCGCCTCCGCGGGCGCGACGACCAAGCACCACACGCCGGTGAAGAAGCCGACCGTCGTCCTGGTGCACGGCGCGTTCGCCGACTCCTCCAGCTGGAACGGCGTCATCAAGCGCCTGAAGCAGGACGGTTATCCCGTGGTCGCCCCGGCCAACCCGCTGCGGGGCCTCAAGAGCGACGCCGACTACCTGAAGAGCTTCCTCAAGAGCGTGCAGGGCCCCGTCGTGCTGGCCGGCCACTCCTACGGCGGGGCGGTGCTCACCGAGGCCGCCGAGAACGAGCCGAACGTCAAGGCCCTGGTCTACATCGCCGCGTTCGCCCCCGACCAGGGCGAGAGCGCCCTGGAACTGTCCAACAAGTACCCGGGCGGCACGCTCGGCCCGACCCTGAACACCGTGCCCTTCACGCTGCCCGGCGGTGGCACCGGCAACGACCTCTACATCAAGGCGGACAAGTTCCACGACCAGTTCGCCGCTGACGTCCCCACCCGGGTCACCGACCTGATGGCCGCGACCCAGCGGCCCGTGGCCGCCGCCGCCCTGGAGGAGCAGGCCACCCACTCCGCCTGGAAGTCCATCCCGTCCTGGACCCTGGTCACCACCCAGGACCTCAACATCCCGGCCGCCGCACAGCGGTTCATGGCCGAGCGGGCACACTCCCACATCACGGAGATCAAGGCTTCTCACGCCGTGACGGTCTCGCGCCCGGACGCGGTGACCCGGATCATCGAGCAGGCCGCACGCTCCACTGCCGGTCGCTGA
- a CDS encoding DsbA family oxidoreductase has translation MRVEMWTDVACPWCYVGREHFKKGLAAFEHRDQVEVVHRSFELNPRAENGTVPIIEAVAAQYGRTREQQVAREEQAAAMANAVGLEFRIGGRVFGNTFDVHRLAHFAATRGLQGAFLDLAFRVNFAQEASIYDRETLVGVAVEAGLADAEVRKVLDDPDAFADEVRADERLAAELGAGGVPFFVLERRYGVSGVQSPEMFTQALEQAWADRAAA, from the coding sequence ATGCGTGTCGAGATGTGGACCGATGTCGCGTGCCCGTGGTGCTACGTCGGCAGGGAGCACTTCAAGAAGGGGCTCGCCGCGTTCGAGCACCGTGACCAGGTGGAGGTCGTCCACCGGTCCTTCGAGCTCAACCCCCGGGCCGAGAACGGCACGGTACCGATCATCGAAGCGGTCGCCGCGCAGTACGGCCGGACCCGGGAGCAGCAGGTCGCGCGGGAGGAACAGGCCGCGGCCATGGCGAACGCGGTGGGGCTGGAGTTTCGTATCGGCGGACGTGTCTTCGGCAACACCTTCGACGTGCACCGCCTCGCGCACTTCGCGGCCACCCGCGGACTCCAGGGCGCTTTCCTGGACCTCGCCTTCCGCGTCAACTTCGCGCAGGAGGCCTCGATCTACGACCGCGAGACCCTGGTGGGTGTGGCGGTCGAGGCGGGGCTGGCCGACGCGGAGGTGCGGAAGGTGCTCGACGACCCCGACGCCTTCGCCGACGAGGTGCGTGCCGACGAGCGACTCGCCGCGGAGCTGGGCGCCGGCGGCGTGCCCTTCTTCGTGCTGGAGCGGCGCTACGGCGTCAGCGGTGTCCAGTCGCCCGAGATGTTCACGCAGGCACTGGAGCAGGCGTGGGCGGACAGGGCCGCCGCCTGA